From a single Georhizobium profundi genomic region:
- a CDS encoding glycoside hydrolase family 18 protein yields MARRRHLISVMAASMLLAAASAVTTRAEDFTVAGYLSWWSAADRPELFDDLAADKLTHIIYAFGAIDEDGEAALADPCSEIDACEDEPQRVDASTTGIPVSGTFQRLHALKQAHPHLKILVAFGGWTGSAPFSSLASTADGRARFAQSILDVFFRPYPGLFDGVDIDWEYPVAGGLEEGTPADRENLSLLLADIREALDGFSDGDALELTVAVAASPGMIALTYPQDLADHVDRINVMTYDYHAGATVTNFNAPLAPIPGDPKSDANIAASMAAWQAAGVAASKLAVGIPFYGRAFSQVSGSGDGLLRPGDPAGTDIWSGDGIAYRDLVTARPLQQGFQVFWNEQAEVPYLYNAVEGVWISYDNARSVAAKTEFARRQGHAGVILWELGSDDGTLLDAVGGTLSKTH; encoded by the coding sequence ATGGCGCGGCGGCGGCATCTCATCAGCGTTATGGCAGCGAGCATGCTGCTTGCTGCGGCTTCGGCTGTTACGACACGCGCGGAGGACTTCACCGTGGCCGGCTATCTGTCATGGTGGAGCGCCGCCGATCGGCCCGAACTGTTCGATGACCTCGCTGCCGACAAGCTGACGCACATCATCTACGCGTTTGGCGCGATCGACGAGGATGGAGAGGCGGCACTCGCCGATCCCTGCTCGGAGATCGATGCTTGTGAAGACGAGCCGCAACGGGTCGATGCATCAACGACCGGCATCCCGGTCTCAGGCACCTTTCAGCGCCTCCACGCTTTGAAACAGGCGCATCCGCACCTGAAGATCCTCGTGGCGTTTGGAGGCTGGACCGGATCGGCGCCCTTCAGCAGCCTGGCCTCCACGGCAGACGGCAGGGCGCGCTTTGCACAATCGATCCTCGACGTGTTCTTCCGTCCCTATCCCGGCCTCTTCGATGGTGTCGACATCGACTGGGAGTACCCCGTCGCCGGGGGTCTCGAGGAAGGAACGCCGGCCGATCGCGAAAACCTGTCCCTGCTGCTCGCTGACATTCGAGAAGCGCTGGATGGATTCAGCGATGGCGATGCGCTGGAACTCACCGTCGCCGTTGCGGCCTCCCCCGGCATGATCGCATTGACCTATCCGCAGGATCTCGCGGACCACGTCGACCGCATCAACGTCATGACCTACGACTATCACGCTGGCGCGACGGTCACCAATTTCAACGCGCCGCTTGCGCCGATCCCCGGCGATCCAAAGTCCGACGCGAACATCGCGGCCAGCATGGCAGCCTGGCAGGCAGCCGGGGTTGCCGCCTCCAAGCTTGCGGTTGGAATTCCGTTCTATGGGCGCGCATTCTCGCAGGTGTCGGGGTCAGGCGATGGCCTGCTCCGGCCCGGCGATCCTGCAGGCACCGACATCTGGAGCGGCGACGGCATTGCCTACAGAGACCTTGTCACCGCTCGACCGCTCCAACAGGGCTTCCAGGTGTTCTGGAACGAGCAGGCAGAGGTGCCTTACCTCTACAACGCCGTCGAGGGCGTTTGGATTTCCTACGACAACGCCCGTTCCGTCGCCGCGAAGACCGAGTTCGCCCGCCGTCAGGGTCATGCTGGTGTGATCCTGTGGGAGCTTGGGTCGGATGACGGCACGCTGCTCGATGCGGTTGGAGGAACGCTCAGCAAGACACATTGA
- a CDS encoding response regulator transcription factor — protein MGQEIVIHVIHPDDGVRHSLSFMLALAGYAVRFHGNLGQFLAVPRSLSPGCLVVGRDTGTPSEAQCLHELRAVGTQLPVIFVAQQGDVQTAVAAMKAGAADFLQMPFEPNTLVDAVRAAIANNAINDTEELDEIADVRARLSRLTPREVNVLRGVVDGLPNKSIAHELRISPRTVEVHRANVMAKMNARNVAELVRLAMIVEGDFAIDPTRHRQQRSASHTY, from the coding sequence ATGGGCCAAGAAATCGTCATACACGTGATCCATCCCGATGACGGGGTGCGGCATTCACTCAGCTTCATGTTGGCTCTCGCTGGGTATGCGGTGCGGTTTCATGGAAATCTCGGCCAGTTCCTGGCTGTTCCAAGAAGTCTGTCACCGGGCTGTCTGGTCGTCGGACGAGACACGGGAACGCCTTCCGAGGCGCAGTGTCTGCACGAACTTCGAGCGGTTGGCACGCAGCTTCCGGTAATCTTCGTCGCTCAGCAAGGCGATGTTCAAACCGCCGTCGCGGCCATGAAAGCCGGCGCCGCTGATTTCCTGCAGATGCCGTTCGAACCGAACACACTTGTCGATGCGGTGCGCGCAGCGATTGCAAACAATGCGATCAATGACACCGAGGAGCTTGATGAGATCGCCGACGTCCGAGCGCGCCTCTCGCGACTCACGCCGCGTGAAGTCAACGTTTTGCGTGGTGTGGTCGATGGGCTTCCCAACAAGTCGATCGCCCATGAACTGCGGATCAGCCCCCGCACGGTCGAGGTTCATCGTGCCAACGTGATGGCCAAAATGAATGCGCGCAACGTGGCCGAACTCGTGCGTCTCGCCATGATCGTCGAGGGCGATTTCGCCATTGATCCGACGCGGCACCGTCAACAGCGCAGCGCGTCGCATACGTATTGA
- a CDS encoding DNA-3-methyladenine glycosylase: MQTSSDQLVVRSLVQPSFFDGDAVALARALIGATLFVRGVGGLVVETEAYRHDDAASHSSNGETVRNRAMFGPPGHAYVYRSYGIHWCLNVVCARGQAVLFRAIEPGLGVDAMRVRRGRDKLEDLCAGPGRLGQALGIDRADDGQPFDGCDLQIHVPSMMSQPILVGPRIGITKNADLPWRFGLSGSPHLSRRFA, encoded by the coding sequence ATGCAAACCTCGAGCGATCAGCTGGTCGTCCGTTCCCTGGTGCAGCCGTCGTTCTTCGATGGTGATGCCGTTGCCCTTGCGCGGGCCCTCATCGGTGCCACGCTGTTCGTGCGTGGGGTCGGTGGACTTGTCGTCGAGACCGAAGCCTATCGACACGATGATGCCGCTTCGCACAGTTCCAACGGTGAAACGGTGCGCAACCGCGCGATGTTCGGCCCACCGGGACACGCCTATGTCTACCGGTCATACGGCATCCATTGGTGCCTCAATGTGGTCTGCGCCAGGGGGCAGGCCGTGCTGTTTCGAGCGATCGAGCCGGGCCTTGGCGTGGACGCAATGCGAGTGCGGCGAGGACGCGACAAGCTTGAGGATTTGTGCGCCGGGCCAGGGCGGCTCGGGCAAGCCTTGGGCATCGATCGGGCCGATGATGGGCAACCGTTCGATGGATGTGATTTGCAGATTCACGTCCCGTCGATGATGTCCCAACCAATACTCGTGGGGCCGCGCATCGGCATCACCAAGAATGCGGACCTCCCTTGGCGCTTCGGCCTGTCGGGGTCACCCCATCTGAGCCGCCGCTTCGCCTAA
- a CDS encoding Crp/Fnr family transcriptional regulator has protein sequence MPHCLKLNLSARDRLTDAECAIIDQMGARQKLVPAKHDIVREGDIPTESCLVLSGFSARYHLLANGKRQISAIHVSGDFVDLHSLLLNEMDHGVVALSDCQVALVPHRMLRELTETEPHLSRLLWLSTLIDAAVHRRWLVTSGRLSASAQLAHLLCEIFLRLQVVELVDGNRFSFPISQVELSDALGLSTVHMNRTIRDLREHELVSWKGSEVTILNWDRLAEHGDFDAAYLNIGQQAR, from the coding sequence ATGCCGCATTGCCTCAAGCTCAATCTCTCTGCTCGCGACAGGTTGACCGATGCCGAGTGCGCGATCATCGATCAGATGGGAGCTCGGCAGAAGCTGGTTCCTGCCAAACACGACATCGTGCGTGAGGGCGATATCCCCACCGAAAGCTGTCTCGTCCTCTCAGGGTTTTCTGCGCGCTATCACCTTCTCGCAAACGGGAAGCGACAGATCAGCGCCATCCACGTATCCGGCGATTTCGTCGATCTGCACAGCCTGCTGCTGAACGAAATGGATCATGGTGTGGTAGCGTTGAGCGATTGCCAGGTTGCGCTCGTGCCGCACCGCATGTTGCGCGAGTTGACGGAAACCGAACCGCATCTCTCCCGGCTGTTGTGGCTGTCGACGCTGATCGATGCCGCCGTGCATCGGCGCTGGCTTGTCACCTCCGGACGTCTGTCCGCCAGCGCGCAGCTCGCCCATCTGCTCTGCGAAATCTTCCTCCGGCTGCAGGTGGTGGAACTGGTGGATGGCAACCGGTTCAGTTTCCCGATCAGCCAGGTGGAACTGAGCGACGCGCTGGGGCTCTCGACCGTTCACATGAATCGCACCATTCGGGATCTGCGTGAGCACGAGCTCGTGTCGTGGAAGGGCTCTGAGGTCACGATCCTCAACTGGGACCGGCTGGCGGAGCACGGTGACTTCGATGCGGCCTACCTCAATATTGGCCAGCAGGCGCGCTGA
- a CDS encoding sigma-70 family RNA polymerase sigma factor, whose translation MNMIPTISTGAATSAPIRLPREKDTDRQIVAMIAPLRAFARTFCPNPNDADDLVQETLLKGIANIHQFTPGTSLKSWLFTIMRNTFYTKARIYARESPGVADCASSKPVMSPTQEWTMRGHEITQAIRKLPYEQREVLILISMLGITYIDAAQICGCAIGTIKSRLNRARLHLIELSGEASAQAMVNAGDREQLLPA comes from the coding sequence ATGAACATGATTCCGACTATTTCGACCGGGGCGGCGACGAGTGCACCCATTCGCTTGCCGCGTGAAAAGGACACGGACCGCCAGATCGTCGCGATGATCGCGCCGCTGCGCGCTTTTGCGCGAACCTTCTGCCCAAACCCCAATGATGCCGATGACCTCGTGCAGGAAACACTCTTGAAAGGCATCGCGAACATCCATCAGTTCACACCCGGGACGAGCCTGAAGTCCTGGCTTTTCACCATCATGCGGAATACCTTCTACACGAAGGCACGTATTTATGCCCGCGAGAGCCCGGGAGTGGCCGACTGCGCGTCCTCCAAGCCGGTGATGAGCCCGACACAGGAATGGACCATGCGCGGCCATGAAATCACGCAGGCCATCCGCAAACTGCCTTACGAGCAGCGCGAAGTGCTTATTCTCATTTCGATGCTGGGCATCACCTATATCGACGCCGCTCAAATCTGCGGCTGCGCCATCGGCACCATCAAGAGCCGGCTCAACCGCGCACGGCTTCATCTCATCGAGCTTTCAGGCGAAGCATCCGCTCAGGCTATGGTGAACGCCGGAGATCGTGAACAGCTGCTGCCCGCCTGA
- a CDS encoding polysaccharide deacetylase family protein has protein sequence MADNGQSEERNVVPAATVPSVGPAETTHRAGHIFFDGSGRRALFANAVMLALVFTLCTGLAVVAYGIVNAPTLRELVGFHPELKARETGRLVHDKNEPALVATRNRRVGEAGRQALRLAFLAEEDTGAFVSLMRNADRLDGIIPEWLGLRTAGGRPEIVSSLTEIPTLPWIKQNAPHLALYPLLKAEASTSDMLRYLASARTRQDLVERIGAQLDTLGAAGIALDFSEALPAGHRDTRLFIATLRQALQPTGRKVIFIAPAGASMAEIASVSSATDYVLVQAHDNTGQRHRSGPTASQGWFEDYLAKVTRVLPREKLIMSIGSFAYDWKAHGTSELVSVQMAWDRMAASGAALRMDPASLNATFDYTDALGRARSVWMLDAATVFNQASVALASAPAGIAIWRLGMEDPGVWRFLAKGLIPNAETRAALTPTDAGYGAFEQAKGVLLSAAPGTTGTRSLTFNESLGLIVGQTMPNIPRQTEFAAWFPADPKAIALTFDDGPDAVFTPQILDILKKRGARATFYMIGSKVMNDPAIARRALAEGHDVGNHSFLHPNLFQSSAERIAAELTATQRAFESELGVRSVLFRPPYAMTGYDYLEGVPALYSEATRLGYLFGGLDIDAFDYFVWTGDQLAQRVIDDVSDGNGQVVLLHDSGGDRRGTIEALPKIIDTLTAEGYRFVSTHELVGVAQEALIQPYVPETFANRAGSRIRATAMAVGARFGGVLALIAITAAVIGTARLAFIIAAAFLQRRRRQCQIMRPPFAGSVAVLVPAFNEEKVIAKTVAGLLASTLGERLTITVIDDGSSDRTSDVVRETFAGNSRVRVFRKENGGKAAALNYGIAMSREDVLVAIDGDTVLLPDAVEKLIRPFTDGRIGAVAGKVVVGNTINLLTRFQALEYLIGQGLERSAFEYFGAIGVVPGAIGAWRRTAIVEVGGYSTDTLAEDGDLTVALQRKGWKIVNALDAVALTEAPETLRPFLKQRFRWLFGTLQIAWKHKGAMAARPSGISLVTLPNIILQFLFTLMAPIMDAALLLLLVATAASLMLSAEPIDAPTLQLLAAFWIGFQTLDLIAASIGVRLGGGRVTLDTVFLVLLQRITYRQLLYVTAIRALLAAFKGTFVGWGKLVRTGRVMQPLT, from the coding sequence ATGGCAGATAACGGCCAAAGCGAAGAGCGCAATGTCGTGCCAGCAGCGACGGTACCATCCGTCGGACCTGCCGAAACTACTCATAGAGCCGGCCATATATTTTTCGACGGCTCCGGTCGCCGGGCGCTCTTCGCCAACGCCGTCATGCTTGCTTTGGTCTTCACCCTGTGCACCGGCCTTGCCGTGGTCGCCTACGGCATCGTTAATGCTCCAACGCTCCGCGAACTGGTTGGATTTCATCCAGAGCTGAAGGCCCGCGAGACCGGCAGACTGGTGCATGACAAAAACGAGCCCGCGCTGGTTGCGACCCGGAACCGCCGGGTCGGCGAAGCCGGACGCCAGGCGCTTCGCCTCGCGTTTCTGGCAGAAGAGGATACCGGCGCTTTCGTCTCGTTGATGCGCAATGCCGACCGGCTCGACGGCATCATCCCGGAATGGCTGGGCCTGCGAACGGCTGGCGGCCGGCCGGAGATCGTCAGCTCTTTGACGGAGATTCCGACACTGCCGTGGATCAAGCAGAACGCGCCGCATCTCGCGCTCTATCCGCTGCTGAAAGCAGAAGCCTCAACCAGCGACATGCTCCGCTACCTCGCCTCTGCGCGCACACGTCAGGACTTGGTCGAGCGCATCGGTGCTCAACTGGACACGCTCGGCGCTGCCGGTATCGCGCTCGACTTTTCCGAAGCCCTGCCGGCCGGCCATCGCGACACGCGCTTATTCATCGCCACGCTGCGGCAAGCGCTGCAGCCCACCGGCCGAAAGGTTATCTTCATTGCCCCGGCGGGCGCATCGATGGCCGAAATCGCCAGCGTCTCGTCGGCGACCGACTATGTCTTGGTCCAGGCGCACGACAACACGGGTCAGCGCCATCGGTCCGGCCCCACGGCAAGCCAGGGATGGTTCGAAGATTACTTGGCGAAGGTAACGCGCGTGCTGCCGCGCGAGAAGTTGATCATGTCGATCGGCTCCTTCGCCTACGACTGGAAGGCCCACGGCACCAGCGAACTGGTGTCGGTACAAATGGCGTGGGATCGCATGGCGGCCAGCGGCGCGGCGCTACGCATGGATCCGGCTTCGCTGAACGCGACGTTTGATTATACGGATGCCCTTGGGAGAGCGCGCTCCGTCTGGATGCTGGATGCCGCTACCGTCTTCAATCAGGCAAGCGTCGCTCTTGCCAGCGCCCCCGCCGGAATCGCGATCTGGCGGCTCGGCATGGAAGATCCGGGCGTGTGGCGCTTCCTTGCCAAAGGCCTGATTCCAAACGCCGAAACGCGCGCCGCGTTGACCCCGACGGACGCGGGCTATGGCGCATTCGAGCAGGCCAAGGGCGTGCTTCTCTCGGCAGCGCCGGGAACGACCGGCACCCGCAGTCTCACCTTCAACGAAAGCCTCGGCCTGATTGTCGGCCAAACCATGCCCAATATCCCGCGCCAGACGGAATTCGCGGCCTGGTTCCCTGCAGATCCCAAAGCGATCGCCCTGACGTTCGATGATGGACCCGATGCGGTGTTCACGCCGCAGATTCTGGACATCCTGAAGAAACGCGGCGCCCGCGCCACCTTCTACATGATCGGCAGCAAGGTGATGAATGATCCCGCGATCGCGCGGCGCGCACTAGCCGAGGGCCACGATGTCGGCAACCACTCCTTCCTGCACCCCAATCTCTTCCAAAGCAGCGCCGAGCGCATCGCCGCCGAGTTAACCGCGACGCAGCGTGCGTTCGAATCCGAACTCGGCGTTCGATCGGTGCTTTTCCGCCCGCCTTATGCGATGACGGGTTACGATTACCTGGAAGGCGTTCCGGCTCTCTATAGTGAGGCAACACGGCTCGGATATCTCTTCGGCGGCCTCGACATTGATGCGTTCGACTACTTCGTCTGGACCGGCGATCAACTTGCACAGCGCGTGATCGACGACGTCAGCGACGGCAACGGCCAGGTCGTGCTGCTGCACGATTCCGGCGGCGATCGACGCGGAACCATCGAAGCGCTGCCCAAGATCATCGATACGCTGACGGCCGAGGGCTACAGATTCGTGTCCACCCACGAGCTCGTCGGCGTTGCGCAAGAAGCGCTGATCCAGCCCTATGTGCCTGAGACCTTCGCCAATCGTGCCGGCAGCCGTATCCGCGCAACCGCGATGGCAGTGGGTGCCCGGTTCGGCGGTGTCCTTGCATTGATTGCCATCACGGCTGCAGTCATCGGAACGGCCCGTCTCGCCTTCATCATTGCGGCCGCATTCCTCCAGCGCCGGCGCAGGCAATGCCAGATCATGCGGCCGCCCTTCGCCGGCAGCGTCGCGGTGCTCGTTCCCGCCTTCAACGAGGAAAAGGTCATTGCCAAGACGGTCGCAGGATTGCTGGCATCGACGCTTGGCGAGCGCCTGACCATCACCGTGATCGACGATGGCTCCAGCGACCGCACAAGCGACGTCGTGCGGGAGACCTTCGCCGGCAATTCCCGCGTGCGTGTCTTCCGCAAGGAGAATGGGGGCAAGGCGGCGGCCCTCAACTACGGCATCGCCATGTCCCGCGAAGACGTGCTTGTCGCCATCGATGGGGACACCGTGCTTCTGCCTGACGCTGTGGAGAAGCTGATCCGTCCATTCACCGATGGGCGGATCGGCGCGGTCGCGGGCAAGGTCGTGGTCGGCAACACGATCAATCTTCTCACGCGTTTCCAGGCACTCGAATATCTCATCGGCCAGGGACTGGAACGCTCCGCCTTCGAATATTTCGGTGCAATCGGCGTGGTGCCCGGCGCCATCGGGGCCTGGCGCCGCACGGCAATCGTGGAGGTGGGTGGCTACTCCACCGACACGCTCGCCGAGGATGGCGACCTGACCGTCGCTCTCCAGCGCAAGGGCTGGAAAATCGTCAATGCCCTCGATGCCGTGGCCCTAACCGAAGCGCCGGAGACCCTGCGCCCGTTCCTCAAGCAGCGGTTTCGCTGGCTCTTCGGAACGCTGCAGATCGCTTGGAAGCACAAGGGCGCCATGGCGGCGCGGCCAAGCGGCATATCGCTTGTCACACTGCCCAACATCATCCTGCAATTCCTGTTCACGCTGATGGCGCCGATCATGGATGCAGCGCTTCTCCTGCTGCTCGTCGCTACAGCCGCATCACTGATGCTGTCGGCGGAACCGATCGACGCGCCGACGCTTCAATTGCTTGCTGCCTTCTGGATCGGATTCCAGACGCTCGACCTGATCGCAGCCTCCATAGGGGTCCGTCTCGGCGGCGGGCGCGTCACGCTCGATACGGTGTTTCTGGTGCTGCTGCAGCGCATCACCTACCGCCAGCTTCTCTACGTCACCGCTATTCGGGCGCTGCTTGCAGCCTTCAAAGGCACCTTCGTCGGCTGGGGCAAGTTGGTGCGCACCGGTCGCGTCATGCAGCCCTTGACCTGA
- a CDS encoding universal stress protein, giving the protein MTFKTVLNIVGHEQGDGDIKLAMDLCESADAHLSLLVMGIAAPPPIGDYASVISDAWLEERQADMERLGERAEEIEALVAVRGVSADLSSEYVETAAADDVVGLRARYCDVAVMGPDLLATHHLKYRVANGVLFHAQRPLLLMPAGVPATLSPKRIVIGWNSTLESARAVREALDMIDGADDVRVVLVDPKTSDRANGPEPGADIAAYLARHGAKVTVERLPSGGEMAGAILMQHARDVSADMLVLGAYGHSRLRQRMFGGVTSMMLDAPELPTFLAR; this is encoded by the coding sequence AGCAGGGCGACGGCGACATCAAGCTTGCGATGGACCTGTGCGAGAGCGCCGACGCGCATCTCAGCCTGCTGGTGATGGGCATCGCCGCGCCGCCTCCGATCGGGGACTACGCCTCGGTGATCTCTGACGCGTGGCTCGAGGAACGCCAGGCGGATATGGAGCGGCTTGGCGAACGCGCGGAGGAAATCGAGGCTCTCGTGGCGGTGCGCGGCGTTTCTGCCGATCTCAGCTCGGAATATGTGGAGACGGCGGCCGCCGACGACGTGGTGGGGCTTCGCGCACGCTACTGCGACGTTGCGGTCATGGGGCCGGACCTTCTGGCAACCCACCACCTCAAATATCGTGTTGCCAACGGCGTGCTCTTTCACGCGCAGCGGCCCCTGCTCCTGATGCCGGCCGGCGTGCCCGCGACGCTTTCTCCGAAGCGCATCGTCATTGGCTGGAATTCGACGCTCGAATCCGCACGTGCCGTGCGCGAGGCCTTGGACATGATCGATGGCGCCGATGACGTTCGGGTGGTGCTGGTCGATCCAAAAACCTCCGATCGAGCGAATGGGCCGGAGCCTGGGGCAGATATCGCCGCCTATCTGGCGCGTCACGGCGCCAAGGTCACAGTCGAGCGGTTGCCAAGCGGTGGCGAGATGGCGGGCGCCATCCTGATGCAACACGCCCGGGACGTCTCTGCCGACATGCTGGTTCTCGGCGCATACGGGCACTCGCGTTTACGCCAACGCATGTTTGGCGGTGTCACAAGCATGATGCTCGACGCGCCTGAACTGCCGACCTTTCTGGCGCGCTAG
- a CDS encoding Crp/Fnr family transcriptional regulator: protein MSAFSAHRSETLSAGRALFVEGDSGSDIHLLESGLIALSHIQPNGKRMIASFVVGNGVFSLSHDGMRLLTAEALQECRLRRVHRVELSHLPADQAEAVKAALDREPWDIQAETLMHLHKDADEGISYFLVRLAGRLNGPISRGSRVRLDMSRVDIADHLGLTVETVCRGLKRLRSDRVIDAAGPHNVIILEPDQLKRRAGLGPDFD, encoded by the coding sequence TTGAGCGCATTTTCCGCGCATCGTTCGGAGACACTCTCAGCGGGTCGGGCACTATTCGTGGAGGGCGATTCCGGCAGCGATATCCATCTTCTGGAGAGCGGGCTGATCGCGCTCTCGCACATCCAGCCGAACGGCAAGCGCATGATTGCAAGCTTCGTCGTCGGCAACGGCGTTTTCAGCCTCTCCCATGATGGCATGCGGCTTCTGACCGCCGAGGCCCTGCAGGAATGCCGGTTGCGTCGGGTGCACCGCGTGGAGCTTTCGCATCTGCCAGCCGACCAGGCCGAAGCGGTGAAGGCTGCGCTCGATCGGGAACCCTGGGACATCCAGGCCGAGACCCTAATGCATCTCCACAAGGATGCAGATGAAGGCATCAGCTATTTCCTGGTGAGGCTGGCAGGAAGGCTTAACGGCCCGATCAGCCGCGGCAGCAGGGTGCGGCTCGACATGTCACGCGTCGACATCGCGGATCATCTCGGCCTGACGGTCGAAACAGTGTGCCGCGGATTAAAACGCTTGCGGTCCGACCGCGTCATCGACGCCGCCGGGCCGCACAACGTCATCATTCTGGAACCTGATCAGCTGAAGCGCCGCGCTGGTCTCGGTCCCGATTTTGATTAG
- a CDS encoding polysaccharide biosynthesis/export family protein, which translates to MTYLALAPAPAISAEDLVLHSAIEQAALPPSTVQARTAFAIGDTLRITFFERFGEDMAGVDAGVLSALVERSELTGEYVIQQDGFIFLPLIGPVQTAMLTSPQLEDTLKKQFKELFNGEVAVAIQLTAREPVYVAGAIPQPGHFPYVPGMTVLHALALAGASDRIDGDQWRQLDLMRERERVRQAESRLKGVLARASVLTDETHRSSSRLVEQLRNVAGPRAAEDLRAEASALRDLERNGVEARRAARATMLTSLSAERALIEQSIADAEETMMEKIQRVDVLNELRRRGATTDQNVHVARSELSNARAAWNELRAAMTRLERNITEVQLQERDDEIAQQIAVERELQTLRATVAQEEATRSSLAQVLARVATLDTAAFEEGDGHMRMEIVRRTPDGLEHLPAHSFTEMHPGDLLNIISAKDERQTAGL; encoded by the coding sequence ATGACATACCTGGCCCTTGCGCCAGCGCCTGCCATCTCGGCTGAAGACCTGGTGCTGCACTCCGCGATCGAGCAAGCCGCGCTTCCGCCATCGACCGTACAGGCCCGCACGGCTTTCGCGATCGGCGACACGCTGCGCATCACCTTTTTCGAGCGCTTCGGCGAGGATATGGCCGGCGTCGACGCCGGCGTTCTCTCTGCCCTCGTCGAACGCTCGGAACTCACCGGCGAATATGTCATCCAGCAGGATGGATTCATCTTCCTGCCGTTGATCGGACCCGTTCAGACCGCGATGCTGACGAGCCCGCAACTTGAAGACACGCTGAAGAAGCAGTTCAAGGAGCTCTTCAACGGCGAGGTCGCGGTCGCAATCCAGCTGACCGCGCGCGAGCCGGTCTATGTGGCGGGCGCGATCCCGCAGCCGGGTCATTTTCCCTACGTTCCTGGCATGACGGTGCTGCACGCGCTTGCTCTTGCCGGAGCGAGCGACCGCATCGATGGCGACCAGTGGCGCCAGCTCGATCTGATGCGCGAACGGGAACGCGTGCGCCAGGCCGAATCCCGGCTCAAGGGTGTCCTGGCCCGCGCATCCGTACTGACCGACGAAACACACCGCAGCAGTTCTCGGCTCGTCGAACAGTTGCGCAATGTCGCCGGTCCCCGCGCCGCGGAAGATCTGCGGGCGGAAGCTTCCGCATTGCGGGATCTGGAGCGAAACGGCGTCGAAGCCCGCCGTGCGGCACGCGCCACCATGCTGACGTCACTCTCCGCCGAACGTGCGCTCATCGAGCAGAGCATCGCGGATGCCGAAGAGACCATGATGGAAAAGATCCAGCGGGTCGATGTGCTGAACGAATTGCGGCGACGTGGAGCGACAACCGACCAGAATGTGCATGTGGCACGGAGCGAACTGTCCAATGCTCGCGCGGCCTGGAACGAACTGCGCGCAGCGATGACGCGGCTCGAGCGCAACATTACCGAAGTCCAGCTCCAGGAGCGTGATGACGAGATCGCACAACAGATCGCGGTCGAGCGCGAGTTGCAGACCTTGCGCGCAACCGTCGCCCAGGAAGAAGCTACACGGTCGAGCCTCGCTCAGGTGCTCGCGCGCGTGGCGACGCTCGATACAGCCGCCTTTGAAGAGGGTGACGGCCACATGCGCATGGAGATCGTACGGCGCACGCCGGATGGTCTGGAGCACCTGCCGGCGCACAGCTTCACCGAGATGCATCCGGGAGACTTGCTCAACATCATCAGCGCCAAGGACGAGCGCCAGACGGCAGGACTGTGA
- a CDS encoding BON domain-containing protein — protein sequence MARKTPSNLRSGPHPHGDTPREEATEPAEALPPYSDAELERSLSTLIGEDAAMDGSNVSIHVVDGVAQLSGEVATASEVERAGEIAEGLPGLTAVHNALIVRSGSH from the coding sequence ATGGCACGTAAGACACCTTCGAACCTTCGATCCGGCCCCCATCCCCATGGGGATACGCCGCGTGAGGAAGCGACCGAGCCGGCAGAGGCTCTTCCCCCGTATTCGGATGCGGAGCTGGAGCGCAGCCTCAGCACTCTGATCGGTGAGGATGCTGCGATGGACGGGTCGAACGTTTCCATCCATGTCGTTGACGGTGTGGCGCAATTGTCCGGGGAAGTGGCGACCGCGAGCGAAGTCGAGAGGGCGGGGGAAATCGCTGAGGGCTTGCCCGGCCTAACTGCCGTCCACAACGCGCTCATCGTGAGAAGCGGCTCGCACTGA
- a CDS encoding DUF6894 family protein — MPVYQFKFTKQHGTETVDGIFLANETVLQQEAIRSALDIMHEGIDEGLDRSQWVLHVFDAQGRLVLHLPFAKLLQPD; from the coding sequence TTGCCGGTTTATCAGTTCAAGTTCACCAAACAGCACGGCACCGAAACGGTCGACGGGATTTTTCTGGCCAACGAAACTGTCCTCCAGCAGGAAGCAATTCGCAGCGCCCTCGATATTATGCATGAGGGGATAGACGAGGGGTTGGATCGCTCGCAGTGGGTCCTGCACGTGTTTGACGCGCAGGGACGTTTGGTGCTTCATCTTCCTTTCGCAAAACTGCTGCAGCCGGATTAG